TAGCTTCCAAGTCTCATATCATCACAATTAACAGACTGTAATTGAAGTTATTGGGGGTTTTCCAAGGCGTTTTATGATTCCAGTATAATGTATAGAAGAAAGCACCCATGAAAACATGACTTTTCATTTCTGTGAGCTTTAAAAATAATCTTGATGAGAGAGCATTTCAGAAAACGGGATCACAGAGATGATGAGCCgcgttgtcaagagtgtttctctgtTAATAACAtacaaatcttgttaatctgccactaaaaccatgaaaacatccttaaaaacctgtgtaacttcaaccatACAGAGCCTGTTGAATGTAGTGTAGGTGCGGCTAGAAGTGTTGTAGAATATGAACTGTACTATACACTCAACAATCTAGCACCAAAACCCAATGGACTCAGCACTAGACAGTAAGGGAACTCAGCACTTTAGCACCTAGGGAAGCACGGATACACCATCACTAGACTCGCCACTGGAATACTGACGCACCAGCATTTTCAAACTCAGACCCAACACTAGAATAACTAAGCACTCACAACTTCACAACACCTCAGCACTTGGTAATGAGAAGCACAGGTGATTAGCACTCAGATGGGTTAACGGGGGCGCACAGGCATCATTAGCACCACGTAatagtcattatcatcatattttccATCAGCTCACAGTTAATGAAGTGTTGTCATGAGCTGGTTGCTGcgtcaactgtgtgtgtgtgtgtgtgtgtgtgtgtgtgtgtgtgtgaggaaccTTGACTCTTTAATTAATTTTAGTATGGGTTAGaactcttgctctctctctctctctttcacatgcctctccctacctctccccgACCCATTACGCTCTCCTATAAGCCCCAGGGAGAGCCATCGGCCGCCCCATCCATCACTCTTACAGTCTGCAAACACACTCTCCCATTACCGACCAAATTTCAACCTTCACACGTACGTATTTTCATCCTCGCCTCGAAAATTGTGACGGTGTGATGGGTTGCGgcgttgtgctctctctctctctctctctctctctctgggaagtggaaaaagaaacaaaactcaTGTGCAAAATGTTTCtagtgtactctctctctctctctctctctctctctctccagaagtcAGCTCGCCAAGtcttttcattcacttgtttacgtcagttttctttcctcaattcgatgttttctctttcatttttaatttcaagtttttcgttttattcaataatttcctgtatccttttttttttttacttcgcactattgttattcattttatatttgTGTTTAGTCTTATGTCATTTTCACATAATACTTAGCATGTTAAATTTAGTCAAGTTccctctttaatttttttcactacaattagttttcttgtattcttttacCCTCAATTTCTGATTATTATTCGCTTTGTGTTAGTATGAATAATTCATCTTGCTTACTCAGGTATCAgttgcgtgtgtatgtgtgtttgttacgCAGTACGTGTCTGTTAGCACGACTTATTTAGTATGAAGGAAAGGACTGAtaatgtgcgtgtgcgtgtgtatgtgtgtgtgtgtgtgtgtgtgtgtgtgtgtgtgttacgcagTACGTGTCTGATAGCACGATGTACTTTGTATGAAGGAAAGGggtgataatgtgtgtgtgtgtgtgtgtgtgagtgtgtgttcaacttttttttcaaacctaatctaacttaaccctcGGATGAACACATTTTTTCATGCTTTCAGATCGGGATGgccagaggagggagagacgcgGTGCAGAGGCGGCGGGCGGTTTTGCCTCTCCTATGTTACCTCATCACCTGGTTCTGTCTCCCTACCAAAGCCTCACATCTCTCCCACCTTGCGAATTTAGAGGAATTTAGTCACCCACGGGATGAAGAGACGCCGTCGCAGGAAGATTATTTACGGAATGAACTGGATGAGGCAACGCCAAGGGACACAATATGGATGGAAGACATGAAGCAAAGAGGCGGCCTTGATATTCCAGTACTGTCCAGTCAGGAGAAGACAGTGGGGGAAGGTTTACTTGACGAGGCTACACTAAAGGAAAACGGAACAACACTAGAAGttataagggaaagaagagatttGAATGTCCCTCGTGTTggcagagaaaagagaaaagaagaacgtTTTCTAGACGAGGTTAcactgagagaaaacgggacAATATTGGAAGttataagggaaggaagaggtttGAACGTCCCTCGTGTTGGcagagaaaagacagaagaagaacgTTTTCTAGACGAGGGTAcactgagagaaaacggaacaacattacaagtcatgaagaagagaagacggaAGACCGTAAGAGAACATTTTGCAGATGAGATtaacataaaaataacaagggaaagaagaagaaaaaactcaaGAAAACGTTTTATAGATGGAAATACAACAGAAACAATCAACACCAGGCTAGTAGGAGCGAacgtgaggaagagaaggacgtcTGGCGCCACTCGAACACCCAGTAAGGAGGGGAACGACAAGAAGCATTTGTATAAGCCGGGACCCACGAGTTCAAGGCACGAGGTGGAGTGTCTGGTGAagccctcctgctcctcccgaGATATCCCGCAGGACACTGATATAGGACACATGTGAGTGATTTTAGGGTGTGTGATGAGTGAGTGGGTAGTGTAGGTATCCTTGCCAGAACTCTATTACTAAGTATTGATGTGTCCATTGCTGGATCTCGTCTGTATTAAGTTTTGAAGGATGTTAGTTAAGAAagccatttttttcttagtctttAGAGTATTTGCTGTGCTTAACCAGTTTCCCTTAAGAGTAGaaagctattattatttttactactactacaactaataatcCATATATCAAACTCATCTATTTATAGTTGGATCTCGTCTGTATTAAGTACTGAAGGATGTCAGCTAAGAaagccatttttctttctttttagagtATTTGCAGTACTTAACCAGCTTCCCTTAGGAGTAAAAACCTACTGTTAATTCTACTATCACTGCTACAACTAATAACCTTATCAAGTCCAGCATTGCATCCCTTATTCACAAACTCACAGAGGTAATACTTCCTTACACAATTTAACACTTTAATTTTAACAACACtttaacaacctaacctaaacttcaCCTCCTTGGCTGCAGGTTCCCGTGTATGTGTGACGACCATTGCTACCTGTACGGGGACTGTTGCCACGACCACGTCCCCGTCAGCTACACAGCCCCTGCCATACGCCCGGCCTGTATGTTGCTGACCCCCATTGCAGGCCGGCATTACAGATTTCACAGGGTAAGTTGGGTAATGGTATGTCTATTTGTATTACTTTCAGCCTTCTTACCCCCAGATAATTTTTCCCGATCATTTAAAAGTTCCTAGATGTGgtcaactctggaactctctaccTGATTCTTATTTCCTACTGCCTGTCACTtaaagagggaagtttcaaaaGACTTCTCGTAATTTTAGATTTTCTTTCTGCCAATACTCTCTTAGGACTGGTATCTTCATTagtccctttttcttttttttttctttttcgttttccttgaACAAATCCTCTCTTACAGAAAAATACCTTTATTTATACTACAGTAGCTTTAATATTTCTGCATTCAGAGAAATAcaaaatctttcttttcctgtgtaTCAATGCAAACTATTTCAACGGTACTCTGAACATAAACGATGATGACAGCCTGGAAAGGGTTGTGTGTATGCGTGGCTAACTACTGCTCTCAACGTCTACACTGCTCTTTTCTATTGCTCTCAACGACTGTAttgctcttattgttgttgttcacgTATATATAACTCTTAACgtttatattattcttttatattacCATTTGCGTGTCCATTAAGAGTCTATGTAGCCAAACTCAACCATTTCATCTTCTAATACTGCAATGTTCCCTCCTCAGTCTGTCTTCATGGTGAATTGGTGCCCTGAGGGATCGGAGCCTAACCTCAAGGACCGGTGTGAGGGTGAAGGATCTTCCAGTTACCTCGAGGACATTCCGGTATTCTCCAAGACAACCGGTATCGGATACGCCAACATATTCTGTGCTTTTTGCCACAACGACATAGAAATTTACAAGTATGAGATTTCTGTATCATGCCTTGGGACTGTGAACGTTACCAGTGATCTTGAGAACATGATGTACCACTCCGGGGAGCTACGATGGTCCCTTTTCAATGACGTCTCTGAGAACACTATTGAATGTCTCCTGGATGTCGCTTACCCGCCCTCTATTGGCCGGTGGTGTCAGTCTGAGTTAGTCGACACGTGTCATAAGAACTGGGCGAGTGAGGAGAACGTAACAAGATGCTCTGCTTATAATTACTACGTGCAGTCAGAGAATACAGTATATAAGAACAGGGATTGCGCTCTTTGTAACGGCGTACCGCATGACGAGATTCAGTGCCTCTCGCTGTTTAAAATAGGTTCTGGCCCTCCGTTTTATATGCCACCGTCCCTTCTAGAGTTATTTGAGGTGCGAGGGAACTGCAAGGACAATGAGGTGTGGGACGTGCTGTATCGTCGCTGTGAAAATGTCGCTTGTGGGTTTCTATTCACTCTACAAGACGGGAAATGCGAAAGAAGCAATGCAACGATATCAGATGACAGTCAGTCGTACCTCAACTCGTCCTGCTATGTGTTGGAGTACGACCAGAATGCCTTTACTACCTTCCCCAACGAGAGTATCTATTTGAATGAGACACGGCACCTCTATCGCTTCGGGGAATATGAGTTGAATGGGTCGCTGATCAGAGTTTGTGATGAGAAGAAACGTTGGACCCCATTCATGCATATCCTATCATCTGTGCTTATCATTATCTCTCTTGTGTGTTTATTAGCTCATATGGCAATCTTCCTCATGCTCCCCGAAAGACGGAATATTCCAAGCATGAACCTCTTCTCCATGACTGTATCCCTGTTCATGGCGGAGTTTCTGTTCCTGACCTTCTTCCAGCTGAAGTTCAACCATATCACCTGCATCGTGTCGGGTGTTCTCATGTACTACTTCCTCAGCGTGTCCTTTCTGTGGATGAATGTGATGAGTATTGACATCTTCAGAACGTTTTACTATACCAGCAGTTACCGCACGAAATCGCGGAAGATCTTCACCCAGTACTCTCTCTACGCGTGGATCTTGCCATTAGGGGGCGTGACGTTGGCTCTGGTAGTGGATGAAGTCTGGCCTGATTACGTTATAGCTCCTCACTTTGGCACGGACACTTGCTGGATTAATAACAAGTGGGGTCTGGTGACTTTCTTCACGTTTCCCTCCGGTATGGTCATTCTAGCTAACTTGATTCTCTACATGGTGTCTGTTCGTAATATCTACACCCAGATTAAGAGTGGCGAGATGGCGTCCTCCACTATACGCAAGAGTGACGGGTCTAGCAAATACAGCGGAGGGAATTCAAAGACCTCAGTAGATTCTTCAGGTAGGAGAGTCAGCCGAGGGTCGATTTTCGAGTTACCAAACTGCAAAGAGAACCTACGAAGCAAATTCTCCATGGGCTCTTTAAGGAAGCATCGAGGGAGACTGATTCTGTACTGCAAACTCGCTCTGATTATGGGTATGACTTGGATCTTCGCCTTTATATCCATTCACACTAAGAACATTGTGTTTGAGTActtctttatcatcaccaatggGCTGCAGGGAGCGTTTATCTTCGTCGCCTTTGATCTCAAGAAAAAAGTATGGGAGGAATTATCAATCAAGACCAGATGCCTCAAGAAACATGAGAACTACACTGTACGACGAAAATCTAAGGCATTCACGGCTTCATTAGAGGGGGTTTACAAATCTAGGCCCAACTCGCAGCGGTTCAATGAATTGGGCGCGCACTCTGCTTCTCTTGACGCGAGCAGGAGCCAACCCTCACACACCACAGCAGAGATCGAGGTGTGAGGCTGGAAACTGAGGACGATGAATGAAATGCGTTAGGTTTAGCAAGATGGGAAGCTGAAGATGGTGTCACGTAGCCAAGTTTCAAGCTGCGGGATACCTAATGCAAGGCTTTTTAAGTTTGCTGGTACTGAATTAACTCTTGCTGCTACAGAGGTACTTGATACGGAGTTACTTAAGTTTCATGCTTCAGAGGTGCCTAGCAAAGAGCTATTTGAGTTCGCTGCTACGGAATTACTGAAGTTATCGCTGTACATTCACTACGGAGCTATTTAAGTTTATCTCTGCAAAGTTGTTTAAGTTTGCAGTTCTGGGTTCACTTAAGTCAGCCGATTGAGAACtagggaaggagaaacagaaagaggaggaaggaaaaagaatgaattaatgaatacgCTTATTTCCGTAATCTTGTAACAAATGTATGTTAGTGtttgcgtgtatgtatgtactatgtATGTACACTGTACCAGTCGTTGTGCTGAAGTATCATGTACGTTTCTGAGTACTGAGGTACGAAATACATGTCATGAACTTTTAGTATTAACGCTGTCGTACATAAACGTCCCACAATTGTACCATGTACTACTTATTGACTAAACGTAACGTGACGTCAATCCTATTACGTATTCGTGTGCTTCTCATGGTTGTAATACGTTAAGTTACCGATATATCGCTTAGGGTAACGTCAGATCAGGTTTTCGCCTATTGAATGTAATGTCTCAGAACAGTATTAGATAATAACATAGTCGTGTGTTCAACAATTACATGTACAAGAGATGACGATTTTCCTTTATAAAACCTCCCCGTAAAACAgaatttcatttattattttcttcctctaaacCACATCAATATTGCCTCTAGTGTGTGAATAGTAGGAAGAGTGCCATGCCGGGCACCTCCGCTATAGTatatgccatatatatatatatatatatatatatatatatatatatatatatatatatatatatatatatatatatatatatatatatatatatatatatatatatatatatatatatatatccagtaCCCCGTAAATAACGTTCGTTCTCGTTTGtgttccatcccttcccttccctgccttccttccacaCATCTTGATGAGACACGTACCTAATGACCAGGCGAGAGAGTTGGCATACCCAAACATGTCCCACTACGGTATACGCCATCCCGGACGCTGCGTGTATCGATCACAAATGGTGTCCACTATGGCACATGCCATAGTGGTGCTGCCCTGTATGGCAGTATCATATCGATGGTGTCTGGTATGGCTctactatttgtgtgtgtgtgtgtgtgtgtgtgtgtgtgtgtgtgtgtgtgtgtgtgtgtgtgtgtgtgtgtgtgtcccgttaCCAGATGGCAGGCCTTGCAATACAGTTGAGTCTTCCTAGCAATGCTCCGTTCTCTCTGAGACGGGATGCtggtaggggaggagggaggaagctaCGCGTCACACATCCTTCACATATACTTGTTGTGGAAAGGGAGTCACGTGGACCACTCCACAATGTCTTCAACATGGCACAGCTGGCCGTGTAGTACGTTCACGGCAAGGCCCATTTTACAAACACTGATTACTCTACTGTCCGAAAGTCAACCTACACTTCCACTGTCAACAATTATTGTGCAGAGCTTACAAAATATTTTCCAAGTGCCGTGACTCCTGACCACTAATTACGCTTCTGTTTAAGGGGGAAACGAATTCATCTGATGCATTACAGCAAAAGTGTTAAACGCACTGGCCGCGGGGTGACAAGTGGttctttatctttaatttcatcacgactcctgaacaaaaacacttacaaatTAATTCTCACTAATCATCTTATCCACCTTGAAGAGAGTATTGGAATTCTCAACCAAaatacatgggaaaaaaaaaatctagtaagAGAAATTAATCAAAATGAAGGAGTAGTTGTAATTGGATTCGTGATATTGTACTGTAATTGTGCGCATAGTCGAGtacaaaataattaatgaacTGGAACccaagccagagagagagagagagagagagagagagagagagagagagagagagagagagagagagagagagagagagagagaaatagccaCCCCTGCTGCTTCCTAACATAGAAAACGTTGTAATACTGAAGAATAAACTCaactatttctcttttcctctctctctctctctctctctctctctctctctctctctctctctctctctctctctctctctctctccctgtttctctACTTATCTCTATGTCTATTTTCTTAGTTTCATATCTGCTATCTCCCTCTACTCTGCTTTGTCCACTTACCttttaaacttttcttcctcAACCCTTCCACTACTTAATGTGTTATTTGATATTCCTCTTTCAATCAATCTTCTCTCCATTCATACATCTATTGAAGTCTACCTTGGCTAGATCAACATTCTTTAAGTCCGGTTCCTGGTTTGTTCTGCTCTCCCACCGTGGCTAATCACAAAGGACatagagatgactagccgggttctcaagagtgtttctcctgttaaatGTTTAAAGTTcctgttaaactgttactaaaactgtaaaaaaaaccCATAAAAAACGTATAACTTCACTATGGCAATTTTCCAAAGGCAGACATAATTAAACgagttctcaagaatgtttctcctactaatactataaaaatcTGTCATTAAAACCATATAAACACGCTTAGAAACCAgagtcacttcaactagaaccttttcaAACTAGAGATGCGGCGTGGAAgcgttttttatggttctataGCGTAGTAGACTAAGGTAAACTCCTCCGTTACGCACAGGCAGACAGCAAGACTTCACGGGATGTCAGATTCACCCAGCTCTTGGCCCCCGTGAGCCTGATGAATGGCCGTGAATTAAGATCATCAGCCCCGTGCAAGGATACGAGGGAGGGTGCAAGATCCAGGCAGCCAGGTGAAAAAGATCTTGAAGGGGTGTgcccaagaggaggaggaggaggaggaggaggaggaggaggaggaggaggaggaggaggaggaggaggagaagaagcagggggaggagaaggaggaaataggaaaacgagagaaatatgatagataattgttgttgttgttgtttttgttgttactactgctactactactactactactactattgctactactactacagcagcagcagcagcaacaacaacaacgaaaaaaaaaaacgaaaaaaaatgagaacaggaacaacaacaacaagaacatcaatACTATACAAAACCAcaagagaagaagacgaaaaggaaaaaaaaacaacgaaaaaaaagaaagaaagcaaaaaaaaaaaaaaaacataaaaaaaggaagaaaacaagttaGTGAAATCAACAAGAACACAACAAAAGCcttgaaccaccaccaccaccaccaccacgaccaccaccaccactatcaccaccgttCCTCACCGCCGCTATCATATCCCCTCTATCACTTCCTGAGCGGCCAAACTCCCCCATTACGAAAGACAAGAAATCATGTTTAGCAGCTTGAACTTCGAAGCCGATGGAAacttaagagagagagcaaaatatttcattcttttcccccAACCTTTGTATCTCCTCCGTGACTCGCGCGAAGGAAGATACgcggtgatggagggaaggaaaggacgaagggaaggagagggagaaagaaggaccGAGGGATAAAATAAAAGTGTGTGAATAGAAGAAGGAGTAAGTTGAATAAGTGATggtgctgaggagagagagagagagagagagagagagagagagagagagagagagagagagagagagagagagagagagagagagagagagagagagagagagagaacaccactAAAGCTTCAATCACTCAATAAactaatcctcttccttccttccttccttccttctttccctctttccttccttttccttttcctctttcctgagTCCATTTTCATTGGTGccttgataataaaaaaagcacTTGCCACCTctgcacttcacacacacacacacacacacacacatagacagagTGAGGAGGCGgagtaaggaaatgaaaataaaaagaaaatcgcATCGCTGTCATATTTCAACGGCCTTGCTTGCGACAGGcccttgaatctctctctctctctctctctctctctctctctctctctctctctctggacgctCTCTTACCTCATTTCTATTCGCCTGCTATCATAACAACGTATCTAGCAATCAACACAGCCATGAGGAcacggctagtcatctctgtggccttcgaaagCAGTTCTGATGAGAGAGCGAGGGCGAGAGAGCGAAACAGCAAAGCCCTTCGGAACACAAACTCGAGGCGCTTTGAATCTTTGCTTAAAAGTCAGAATTTCTCCCCAAACAATTTTTATCCAATGTGTTTATAAGTTTTACAGAAGTGAGGTGGACATACGTGTAATGTTTATCCTATTTTTTGTTAAGTTGgcttgcacattttttttttatcagtttttttatttttgggaaatgtcACTGTAACTAAATTTCCATacttttcattacattttttttccttttttatatttgaTTCTCTGAGACATGCGAAACAACTCTGTGGTCAGTCATTTTTCCTTCAGGCATTATGAAATTTTTTGGGCAAGTTTtttaatataagtaaaaaaaagtatatatatatttttcctttcttcacacatattagtttttctttttttatgacacATACTGGTATATCTCAAGCACAGTTCTTTGcattataattttctctttctaggaaaacacacaattaGAACTGGTTAATAACTTTGTGAGGACATGCAGTTTAGAATATATAGCGAAGAAAATTTTGAGACACGAGCTGTTAAAAGATTTGTGTCAATACTCCTACTTAGCAGCTGTTAATGACCTCTTGCACTGTAACTATCATCTCTATCAATTCCCTCCACGTTCTTCTTCTCTCTCGAGGTGAGCTTGTTTGCAGAAAAGCTTCTCTTGTTCAGTTCCTTCTGGTGGTGCAACACATCAATAGTGAGCTGCGAAACGGGGAAACTAAGGGTTGACGGGGAGCGAATATCCCTTGAAATTATACACTAACATATATCTACAGtacacatacaaaataaaatccTAATAAATATCACGATACAGCCTACAGGTCCTAGAGCACTGAGCTTTAGGATGCAGAAGGCGCCGAAGGAGGGAGGACGCGGCCTCCTAAAAGCGTAATTTATATGAAGATTATAGTGTACCCTTGGAGGGACGTATTTCCGTTTTTTGTTGAGGCCCGTAATTGtcaagaagagggaggagatggaggaagagctacgaggaggaggaggaggaggaggagggaggcgaagaagaagagaaggaagataattaggagagagagagagagagagagagagagagagagagagagagagagagagagagagagagagagagagagagactgtgtatTCCTAAGCTagtctcttcatcttcctcctcctcctcctcgtcctccttctattctttcctttctttctctcctccgttCCCTGATCCCACCCATTCTTCTTCtatcatctccttcttcttcttcttccctcctttcttacgctatccatccattcttcccccttctttctcctatctctccacttctccttcATCTGCGCTCTCTTGCAAGATCCCGCCATGCTGAGACAGTTTTTCTTCggtatatatatagtaaatatCAACCCAGC
The Scylla paramamosain isolate STU-SP2022 chromosome 35, ASM3559412v1, whole genome shotgun sequence DNA segment above includes these coding regions:
- the LOC135090532 gene encoding uncharacterized protein LOC135090532 isoform X1, with amino-acid sequence MPLPTSPRPITLSYKPQGEPSAAPSITLTVCKHTLPLPTKFQPSHIGMARGGRDAVQRRRAVLPLLCYLITWFCLPTKASHLSHLANLEEFSHPRDEETPSQEDYLRNELDEATPRDTIWMEDMKQRGGLDIPVLSSQEKTVGEGLLDEATLKENGTTLEVIRERRDLNVPRVGREKRKEERFLDEVTLRENGTILEVIREGRGLNVPRVGREKTEEERFLDEGTLRENGTTLQVMKKRRRKTVREHFADEINIKITRERRRKNSRKRFIDGNTTETINTRLVGANVRKRRTSGATRTPSKEGNDKKHLYKPGPTSSRHEVECLVKPSCSSRDIPQDTDIGHMFPCMCDDHCYLYGDCCHDHVPVSYTAPAIRPACMLLTPIAGRHYRFHRSVFMVNWCPEGSEPNLKDRCEGEGSSSYLEDIPVFSKTTGIGYANIFCAFCHNDIEIYKYEISVSCLGTVNVTSDLENMMYHSGELRWSLFNDVSENTIECLLDVAYPPSIGRWCQSELVDTCHKNWASEENVTRCSAYNYYVQSENTVYKNRDCALCNGVPHDEIQCLSLFKIGSGPPFYMPPSLLELFEVRGNCKDNEVWDVLYRRCENVACGFLFTLQDGKCERSNATISDDSQSYLNSSCYVLEYDQNAFTTFPNESIYLNETRHLYRFGEYELNGSLIRVCDEKKRWTPFMHILSSVLIIISLVCLLAHMAIFLMLPERRNIPSMNLFSMTVSLFMAEFLFLTFFQLKFNHITCIVSGVLMYYFLSVSFLWMNVMSIDIFRTFYYTSSYRTKSRKIFTQYSLYAWILPLGGVTLALVVDEVWPDYVIAPHFGTDTCWINNKWGLVTFFTFPSGMVILANLILYMVSVRNIYTQIKSGEMASSTIRKSDGSSKYSGGNSKTSVDSSGRRVSRGSIFELPNCKENLRSKFSMGSLRKHRGRLILYCKLALIMGMTWIFAFISIHTKNIVFEYFFIITNGLQGAFIFVAFDLKKKVWEELSIKTRCLKKHENYTVRRKSKAFTASLEGVYKSRPNSQRFNELGAHSASLDASRSQPSHTTAEIEV
- the LOC135090532 gene encoding uncharacterized protein LOC135090532 isoform X2, whose protein sequence is MARGGRDAVQRRRAVLPLLCYLITWFCLPTKASHLSHLANLEEFSHPRDEETPSQEDYLRNELDEATPRDTIWMEDMKQRGGLDIPVLSSQEKTVGEGLLDEATLKENGTTLEVIRERRDLNVPRVGREKRKEERFLDEVTLRENGTILEVIREGRGLNVPRVGREKTEEERFLDEGTLRENGTTLQVMKKRRRKTVREHFADEINIKITRERRRKNSRKRFIDGNTTETINTRLVGANVRKRRTSGATRTPSKEGNDKKHLYKPGPTSSRHEVECLVKPSCSSRDIPQDTDIGHMFPCMCDDHCYLYGDCCHDHVPVSYTAPAIRPACMLLTPIAGRHYRFHRSVFMVNWCPEGSEPNLKDRCEGEGSSSYLEDIPVFSKTTGIGYANIFCAFCHNDIEIYKYEISVSCLGTVNVTSDLENMMYHSGELRWSLFNDVSENTIECLLDVAYPPSIGRWCQSELVDTCHKNWASEENVTRCSAYNYYVQSENTVYKNRDCALCNGVPHDEIQCLSLFKIGSGPPFYMPPSLLELFEVRGNCKDNEVWDVLYRRCENVACGFLFTLQDGKCERSNATISDDSQSYLNSSCYVLEYDQNAFTTFPNESIYLNETRHLYRFGEYELNGSLIRVCDEKKRWTPFMHILSSVLIIISLVCLLAHMAIFLMLPERRNIPSMNLFSMTVSLFMAEFLFLTFFQLKFNHITCIVSGVLMYYFLSVSFLWMNVMSIDIFRTFYYTSSYRTKSRKIFTQYSLYAWILPLGGVTLALVVDEVWPDYVIAPHFGTDTCWINNKWGLVTFFTFPSGMVILANLILYMVSVRNIYTQIKSGEMASSTIRKSDGSSKYSGGNSKTSVDSSGRRVSRGSIFELPNCKENLRSKFSMGSLRKHRGRLILYCKLALIMGMTWIFAFISIHTKNIVFEYFFIITNGLQGAFIFVAFDLKKKVWEELSIKTRCLKKHENYTVRRKSKAFTASLEGVYKSRPNSQRFNELGAHSASLDASRSQPSHTTAEIEV